The Halomonas elongata DSM 2581 DNA segment ACCAACCCCGGCCTGGTCATCGCCGAGAAGGGCGAGGGCCTCGACGCCTTCGTGGCAGCCGCCGGTGAGGCAGTGAAGGGGGCGGCGGCCCAGACCATGCTCACCCCGGGGATTCATGAAGCCTACAGCAAGGGGGTCGAGAGCCTGGTGGCCAGCGACAAGGCTCGCGAAGTGGCCCGTGGGCCAGTCGGCGAGGGCGCCAACCAGTGCCAGGCCGGTCTGTTCGTGGCCTCCGCCAAGGACTTCCTGGCCGACGAGGCCCTGCAGGCCGAGGTCTTCGGTGCCACCTCGCTGGTCGTCGAGTGTGCCGATCAGGACGAGGTCAAGCGCGTGGCCGAACACCTGGAAGGTCAGTTGACCGCCACCCTGCAGATGGATGATGCCGATGCCGAAACGGCCCGTGGCCTGCTGCCGATCCTCGAGCGTCGCGCCGGCCGCGTGATGGCCAATGGCTGGCCCACCGGGGTCGAGGTGTGCCACGCCATGGTCCACGGCGGTCCGTATCCGGCCACTTCGGATTCACGCACCACCTCGGTGGGCAGTGCCGCCATCCACCGCTTCCTGCGTCCGGTGTGCTATCAGAACCTGCCCGAGGCCCTGCTGTCCGAAGCACTCAAGGATGGCAACCCGGCCGGCGTCAGTCGCCTGGTCGACGGCAAGCGCGAAGCCTGAGAGTTCTCTGTCTGACCGATATGGTGATATCTCGGGCCGACGGCTTTGTCTGCTGGCCCCTTCACGACATAATGGCGCCACACTTCTCTGCTTGGTACGTCTGCCATGTCTGACTCTCACCATCGCTCCGCTTCCCGCGCTGGCCATTCCCGTCGCGAGCCCATGCGCCGGGCCAGGGAGCCCCGGGCCAGTGTCGGCGATGTGGCTTATCTGCCGGTGGTGACAGTCAACGAGACGGGGGCCTTCCTCGATTGGGGCCATGCCCACGATCTCCTGTTGCCCTTTGGTGAGCAGCGCTTTCGTCCCACGGTGGGTCGCCGGGTGCTGGTGATGATCGCCGAGGACGACCGTGGCCGGCCGTTCGCTTCCCAGCGTCTCGATCGCTACCTCGACGATCATGCCGAGGGGCTCTCCGCCGGTGACGCCGTGGCGTTGGTGATCGCCGAGCAGACCGACCTGGGCTACAAGGCAGCGGTGGATGGTCGGTTCTGGGGGCTGCTCTACCATGACGATGTAACGCGGCCGCTGCGCCGCGGTCAGCGCCTGAAAGGTCACGTGAAACGGGTGCGCGATGATGGTCGTCTGGACCTGTCGTTGCTGCCGACCGGCTCGGCACGGCTCGATGCGGTGGGGGAGACGGTGCTCAAGGCGTTGCGCGAGAGCGGCGGTTATCTTCCGTTGGGTGACAAGAGCTCGGCCGCCGAGATCAAGGCGCGGCTGGGTGTCAGCAAGGGCGCCTTCAAGCAGGCCATTGGCCGACTCTACAAGCAAGGGCGCATCAGCCTGGAGCCCACGGGTATCCGCCTGGTACCTGGCGGGAATCAGGACTCTCACGGAACCTCGTAGCGAAGCGCCCAGGGATGGAGTTACGGCGCCTCCTTGAAGGCCTGCCGACGGATCAGCGCTTTGCCTACTACTTGAGCCCGAGCGCCTTGGTGCGCTTGCCGGCCATGCGGCATACTGGCCGCATTGACCCTTTACTCCGGAACCCGATTCGATGAACGATCGTCCCCTCAAGGTCGGCGTGGTGATGGATCCCATCGCCGATCTCAGCTACAAGAAGGACTCCAGTCTGGCGATGCTGTGGGCCGCCCAGGATCGCGGCTGGTCGCTGCACTATATGGAGCAGGAAGACCTGTTCCTGCGCGATGGTCGGGCTCACGCCCGCTGGCGCGAACTCGAGGTGTATCGCGATCCCGAGCACTGGTATGCGCTGGGTGAGTCCCGGGTCGCGCCGCTCGCCGAGCTGGACGTGGTGCTGATGCGCAAGGATCCGCCGGTGGACGGCCGCTTCCTCGATGCCGTGCATCTGCTCGGCTTCGCCGAACGCGAGGGCGTGCTGGTGGTCAACCCGACCCGCGCCCTGCTGGAGTGCAACGAGAAGCTGTTCGCCCAGCAGTTCCCGCAGTGCTGCGCGCCGACCCTGGTGTCCAGCCGGGATACCGAGATCCGCGCCTTCCACGCCGAGCATGGCGACGTCATCCTCAAGCCCCTGGACGGCATGGGTGGCAGCGGGATCTTCCACGTCGGCCCCGAAGGCCGCAATCTCGGGGCGGTGATCGAGACGCTGACCGAGCGGGGCACTCGACAGGCCATGGCCCAGCGCTATCTGCCGGAGATCAAGGACGGTGACACCCGCATCCTCCTGGTGGAAGGCGAACCGGTCCCCTATGGCCTGGCCCGGGTACCCATGGCCGGCGAGACGCGAGGCAATCTGGCCGCCGGTGGTCGGGGTGTCAGCCGCGAACTCACCGACAGGGACCGCTGGCTGGTCGAGCAAGTGCAGCCGATGATCCGCGAAAAGGGGCTGATGTTCGTCGGCCTCGACGTCATCGGCGACTACATCACCGAAATCAACGTGACCAGCCCGACCTGTGTGCGCGAGATCGACGATCAGCGCGGCACCGATATCGCCGGCTCCTTGATGGATGCTATCTCTCGGCGTCTCGCCGGGTAGAGGTGGTACAATCGACGTGAAATGCCGAACTCGGTCAGGCTGCGCTGGACACCGTTCGAGATGCCGTGCCCTGTCGGCCCTTCGATGCGGGCATGGGCAAGGGGCGAGTCGTTCCTCTGCGCGCCTGGTGCTTCGGCGAAGGCAAATATTACGGCGTTCACTAAGTCCGCCGGGGAGTCCCATGCAAAGTTTGAAAAACCACTTCCTGATGGCAATGCCGCACCTGGAAGATCCCAATTTCGCCGGCACGCTGAGCTATCTGTGCGATTACGACGAAAAGGGCACCATGGGGGTGATCGTCAATCGTCCACTGGAGCTGACCCTCGATGCGCTCTTCGAGCAGCTCGAGCTCGAGGGGAGCGACAGCCCGCACCGCAACGTGCCCGTCTATTATGGTGGGCCGACGCACAAGGATCGCGGCTTCATCCTGCACGAAGGGGGCAGCGAGGACTGGGATTCGAGTCTTCAGGTGGCCGATGACATCGCCCTGACCACCTCCATGGATATCCTCCAGGCCCTGGCCGTCGGCCGTGGCCCGGAGCGCTTTCTGGTCTGTCTCGGCTGCGCGGGTTGGGAATCCGGCCAGCTGGAATCCGAGCTCAAGGACAATGCCTGGCTCACCGTGGAAGGTCGGGCCGATATTCTCTTCGAGGTGGAGCCCGAGCAACGTCTCGGCGCCAGCGCCGGCATTCTCGGCGTCGACCTCAACCTGATGACCCGCGAGGCGGGGCATAGCTGATATGCAGGGAAGGGTCTGCGCTCGGCGGGTTCGCGGAGCATGTCCGCCGGGGAAGGGTGCCGATGAGTAGCCAGCGCCTGATCCTGGGCTTCGATTTCGGTACCCGACGCATCGGCGTGGCGGTGGGCAACGAGCTGACGCGCAGTGCCAGGGCACTGGACCCGCTGCCGGCGCGTGACGGCATTCCCGACTGGACGCGGGTCGCCCGGCTGGTCGACGAGTGGCGGCCGGATCTTTTCGTGGTCGGCCTGCCGCTCAACATGGATGGCACCGAGAGTGACATGAGCACCCGGGCGCGCAAGTTCGGCAAGCGCCTGTTCGGTCGCTACGGCATTCCCTGCGAGATGGCCGACGAGCGCGGATCGACTCGCGAGGCCAAGGCCATCGCCCGCGATGCCGGGCATCGCGGCAATTATCGCGACGATGGTGTCGATGGCCTGGCGGCCGTGCTGATTCTTGAAGGCTGGTTGGCCGATCAGGAAGGCCTTCCTTAAGCAACTTCCTTCTCGCCGCGATACTTCTCCTCGAAATCTCCCACCTCGACGCAGGTGAATCTCTCGATGAAAAAGGCGAGGGTCGAGGGGCGCTGGAAGCTCTCCTCGAACCGCTCTTCTTCATCGCCCTGGCCCCGAATCACGCTGGCGCGATAATGCTCGCCCTCCCGGCGGACATTGACGGTGGCGGGGCGCGAGGCGTCGCGTTTTTCCACCTTCAACTCGCCCTGTCGTTCGAGCAGCTCGCTCAAGGTCCGGCCGCCTTCGAGCTCGCCTGGCGTCGCCCAGACGTCCTGGTCGCGATTGCCGTAGCGGAACAGCAGCAGGGTCGGCAGTGCGGTGAAAATGATATTGGCCAGCAGCCAGGTGAGCTCGGCGCTCGAGGGCGACGTCGTGAACAGCAGCCAGACATTCACCGCGATGCCGAGGGCGAGCAGGCAGGCGAAAGGGCGCCAGGTGCGCCAGCTCATGACCTGTCGGCCGAGGAAGTAGCCCCAGAGTCCGGCGACGGTCACGGCGCCGATGGTCAACTGGACCAGTGAGAATGTCGTGCCGCCGCCCATCAAGAGGGCAATGACGCCCACGGCGAGCAGCACAGTATAGAAGATTGCCAGCAGGATATAGGCGCGTTGCAGATTCATCGGCTCGCCTCTCCTTGTCGCGTTGAATCCGTGCAGGCCGCCGACTCATGTCGGCGGCCTTTCTGCCAGCTTAGGCGAAACTCGCCGATCAGGCCTCCCCTGTCAGTCAGCGGTCCTTCAGCGCTCGACGTCGTCCACGCCGACGGTCTTCGGCACGAACCAGGGCACGTCACGCATGTCCTTCTCGACCAGGTCTTCGACCTGGAGCAGGGTCGCGAAGATCGCCATGCGCATGGGGATACCGTTGTCGGTCTGGCGGAAGATCGCCAGGCGCGGGTCGCCATTGAGGTCCACGTCCAGGTCGTTGGCGTCGGGGCGACTGTCGCGCGGCAGCGGGTGCATGACGATGGCGTGGTCGTTGACTCGCTGATCCATGAAGGCCTTGTCCACGGTGTAGTCCCGCGAGAGGCTGAAGCCCTCGCTCATTTCGGCGGTGAAACGCTCCTTCTGGATGCGGGTGGTATAGACCACGTCGACGTCCGAGAAGTCGCCGGCCAGGTTCTCGCGGGTCTCGACGCGGTGGCCGCGGGAGGCGACCAGCTCGACCAGGTGCTGTGGCATTTCCAGCCCCGGCGGCGAAACCAGCGTGATCCGCATCGGCGCGTAGAGCGACAGCAGCTTGATCAGCGAATGCACGGTGCGGCCGAACTTGAGGTCACCGGTGAGCAGGATATGGGCACCAGCCAGCTGCTTGCCGCGCAGGGCGAATTCCTTGTCGATGGTGTAGATGTCGAGCAGCGCCTGACTGGGGTGCTCGCCGGGACCGTCGCCGCCGTTGATCACCGGCACATTGGTGGCCTGGGCGAATTCGGCCACCGAGCCCTGCTCCGGGTGGCGCATCACGATGGCGTCGCAGTAGCCGCTCATCACCCGGCTGGTGTCGTAGAGCGACTCGCCCTTGGCCATGGAGGAGAAGGTGAAGCCGGTAGTGTCGCAGACGCTGCCGCCCAGCCGACAGAAGGCCGCGTGGAAGCTGACTCGAGTGCGGGTGCTGGCTTCGAAGAACAGATTGCCGAGGACCGCACCTTCCAACACTCTTGTGACCTTGCGCCGCTGGGCGACCGGTTCCATACGGGCGGCGACACGAATCAGGTGATCCACATCATCGCGTGACAGGGAATCAACGGAAAGCAGATGGGAGCTCATACGGGCCTCGGCTGGCGGTTGAGATGGCGAGCCTAGTGTAACGTCACGACAGGGTCGCTTCACTGTCTGGGTATTCCAGCATTTCCCCGGCGAGTTCGCCGACGCGGCGGATAGCGGCTTCGAGCGAGGCGGTGGGGCGCTCGGCGTAGTTGAGCCGCAGGCAGTGACGATACTTGCCTGAGGCAGAAAACATCGGCCCTGGCGCCACGTGCAGGCGTTCGGCAGCGAGTCGTTCATTGAGCCGGGGAGTGTCGATGGGGCCGGGAAGCTCCACCCACAGCAGGAAGCCTCCCCGGGGTTGGCTGATGCGGGTGCCGTCAGGGAAGCTCTCGCTGACCCAGTCGGTCATGATGTCGCGCTGGCGCTGGTAGCGGCGGGCGATCTCGCGCAGATGGCGCTGGTAATGCCCCTTTTCGATGAAGGCGGCGACGGCACGCTGGGGCTGAGTCGCCGAGGCGCCGGTGGAGACGTATTTCTCGTGCAGGGCGCGGTCGCGGTATCGCCCCGGTGCGATCCAGCCGACCCTCAGTCCGGGCATCAGGCTTTTCGACACTCCGCTGCACAGCAGCACCCGTCCCTCGTCGTCGAAGGCCTTGATGGCCTTGGGGCGGGGCGACTCGAAGGCCAGGTCGCCATAGATATCGTCCTCGATGATCGCCACATCGTAGCGTCGGGCCAGCCTGATCAGCTCACGCTTGCGTGATTCGGGCATGGTGTAGCCGAGCGGATTGTTGCAGGTCGGCGTGATCTGGATGGCTCGGATCGGCCACTGATCCAGCGCCAGTTCCAGTGCCTCGAGGCTGATGCCGCGGCGCGGGTCGGTGGGGATCTCCATCACCTTGAGGCCGTGCGCCTCGAGGATCTGCATGGCGCCGTAGAAGCTGGGCGAGTCTACGGCCACCACATCGCCGGGAGCGGCGAGCATGCGTAGCGCGATGGCCAGGGCTTCCTGGCAGCCGGTGGTGATGACCACGTCATCGGGATGCAGCAGGCAGCCGGATGTCGTGGCCAGGCGCGCCACCTGCTGACGCAGCGGCGGGTGGCCGGCCAGGCTGTCGTAGCCGAGATCGCGAGGGTCCGGATCACGGTGCAGACCGGATAGCAGTCGGCCGAGCGGTTTGAGGGTTGCAGCGTCCAGGGCGGGCGTGCCGGCCCCCAGGCGACGAGGCTGATCGGCACTCGGCGCCGAGCCGACCATGGCCAGCACCTGATCCCATTGTGCGACCTCGAGTGGCCGCTGGGCGGGGCGGGATACCGTCGGCAGGTCCCGCGGCCGGGGGCGCGGCAACACATAATGACCGGAGCGGGGGCGTGCGGCGGCAAGTCCCATTTCCTCCAGTCGCGCATAGGCGCTCTGCGCGGTGGTGACACTGATTCCCTGTTCGCGACACAACTCGCGAATCGAAGGGAGTCGATCGCCGACCGTATAGGTGCCCTGAGCGATACGGCGGGCGAGAAGGTCGGCGACGTCGTCGTAGCGTGTCGAGGCTGTCATCGCGAAGCCCTGGTAGAAGCGGTACAGATGAGCGAAAAGTGCTCGGTACAGGTGGAGTGATCGTGCAACTGTACCCTATATAAAGAGTGATTCTGAATCTGTATCGGTTGTGGTGTCGAGCTTAGCCTGTCGGGACACCCATGAAGGGCAACGACAGGAGTCCGGCCATGATGCATGTTCGTTTGGCGAACTGGAGGCTGGCCTGGCAGCGCCAGTGGCAGCGTCATTACACCCGCCGCCGGCTGCGTGACCTCGATGCGCGGCTTCTCGACGATGTCGGCATCAGTGCGGCCCGGGCCGAACACGAAGCGCGCAAGCCGTTCTGGCGACGCTGAGTATCGGCAGGGTCGTGTCATGGCCTCTATGCTGGAGGGGCCGGGCCGAGGTTGTGGCTTCGAGGGAAACACGACAATTCGATACAGGAGGTTTCATGCCCAGTCCACTCTCGCGTTACTACCTGCTGGATGTATTCACCGATACACCGCTGGCGGGCAATCCGCTGGCCGTGTTCCTCGATGCCGGGAGCATGGAGGCCTCGGACATGCAGGCGTTCGCCAACGAGCTCAACCTGGCGGAAACGGTCTTCGTGGGGGCGCGGCAGGCAGAGAACGACTTTCCGATACGTATCTTCACGCCGAGCCGCGAACTGCCGTTCGCCGGCCATCCGACCATCGGCACGGCACACCTGCTGGCCGCCCAGGGGCTGGTGGATACCACGCAGCCGTTGATACTGAGGGCGCCGGTAGGACCTCTGGAGGTACGTTTCGAGGGGGAGCTGGCGCGCTTCACCACCGCCGTGCCGGTCGAGGTCGGTGCGAGTTCGCTGGGACGTGCCGCCGCCGCCACGTTGCTCGGTCTTGAAGCGTCGGCGATCGCCGGCGACCCGGTCCAGGCCTCCTGCGGATTGCCGTTCCACCTCATTCCACTGGATAGCGAAGCCTCGCTGGCGAAGGTGGTGCCGGACATCGGGCAGTGGACGCAGCATGTCTCGCCCAGCGGGGTCGACCAGGTCTATCTGTATGTGGAGAACGGCGAATCACTGGCGACACGCACCTTCATTCGCGAGTTCGCCGGCTTGAAGGAAGATCCTGCCACCGGCAGTGCGGCATCGGCGCTGGCCGGCTACCTGGGGACCCGGGATCGGCTCGACGACCGCCAGTGGCGCATTCGCCAGGGTGTGGACATGGGGCGCCCCAGCGAGATCATCGCCCGGGCCCGACGCGACGGCGAACAGGTCCGGGTCGAGGTCGCCGGGCAAGCCTGCCTCGTCGGCGAGGGTGCCTTCTACCCCCGGGACTGACTCGGCGCTTCCTTCACTTCGCCGGCGAAGGGCGGGTCTCGGCCTGCCGCGAGGCGGGCCGGGCCAGGCACCAGAAGCTGGCCATCGAGAGCACGCCGGCCAGGCCGATCGTCAGGGCCATGGCCTGAGAGGTGCCGTCATGGAACTGGCCGACCAAAGTGCCGATCAGTGCCGCCACGGTCATCTGCAGAAAGCCGAACAGCGAGGAGGCCGAGCCGGCGCATTGCGGGTTGGGCGCGAGGGCTCCCGCCATGCTCTGGGGCATCAGGATGCCGAAGCCGACGAGAAACAGGATGTGCGGGCCGATCACTGCCCAGGCAGCGTAGACACCGGCAAAAGCCAGGCTGGCCATGGCGGTACCGGCCAGGGCGCACATCAGGGTGGCGTATTGCAGCAGGCGGTCGCGTCCCAGGCGATGGCTGTAGCGGCCGCTGACCAATGACCCGACGAAGAAGCCCGCGACGATCAGCATGAAGCCGATGCCGTACTGGAAGGGCGTCAATCCCATGAAGTCGATCAGCACGAAAGACGAGCCCGAGAGAAAGGCGAACAGGCCGGCAAAGCTGGTGGCGTTGGTCAGGGTATAGCCGATGAAGGTGCGCTGGGTCAGCAGCATGCGGAAATTGGCCAGGATCGCGCTGGGCTGTATCGACTGGCGCCGCTCGGCAGGCAGTGGCTCGGGCATCGCGAATATCAGCAACAGCAGCATCGCTACGGCGTACAGCGCCAGCAGCGTGAAAATGGCTTGCCAGCCGAAGAACAGCAGCAGGCCGGCACCGATGACCGGTGCCAATGCCGGTGCCAGCGCCATGGTGCTGGCCATGTAGGAGAGCACGCGGCTGGCCTCGATGGGGCCGAAGATGTCGCGTACCGCGGCGCGGGCCAGTACCGGCCCGGTGGCGCCCCCGAATGCCTGCAGGAAGCGGCCGATGAGCAGGGTTTCGATATTGCTGGCCAGCATGCACATCAGGCTGGCGAACAGGAACAGGCCGAATCCCGCGATCATCACTGGCCGGCGCCCGAAACGGTCGGAGATCGGGCCACAGAACAGCTGGGCCAGGGCGAAGCCGGCCATGTAGAGGCTCAGTGTCAGCTGTATCTCGTCGGGACCGGTCGACAGCGCTTCGGCCATGCTGGGCATGGCGGGCAGGTACATGTCGGTGGCCAAGGGACCCAGTGCGGTCAGGGTGGCCAGTAGCGCTATGGTCGCGGTCGAGGTCAGCCTCAGCACGTGCTGCTCCATGGATGAGTGATGATCGTCAGGGACGCGACAGGCGGGCACGGTCTGTGCCGTGCCCGCCTGTTGTCTGCGGCGCCTTATGGATCGAGCTGTTCCAGACTCGTCAGCGTGATCGCCTGGGCATGGCGGTAGCGACGAGATTATTTAGACCGCTCATTATAACTCAGTTTGCATCTGGCTGCTCGCCGGGGGCGGCGAGCCGGAAGGCATCCAGGGCGCGGGCGTTCTCGGTGATGCGTCGGATCCGCGGGTAGGCCGAGAGGTCGCATTCGAAGCGTTCGGCGTTGAAGACCTGTGGCACCAGGCAGATGTCGGCCAGGGTTGGCGCATCGCCGTGGCAGAAGTCGCCGCTGCCGGACTCTCGGCTGAGCATGCTCTCCAGGGCGGAGAAGCCCTGGTGGATCCAGTGGCGATACCAGGTCTGCTTGGCGTCGTCCTCGACCCCGAGTTCATTCACCAGGTACTTGAGCACTCGCAGGTTGTCGAGCGGGTGGATCTCGCAGGCCACCACCTGAGCCAGCGCCCGGACCCGGGCGCGCTCCTCGAGTTCGCCGGGCAGCAGGGCCGGCTCCGGGTAGCGCTCGTCCAGATATTCGCAGATGGCCAGCGACTGGGTGAGCCGGATCCCGTTGTCGGTCATCAACATCGGGACCAGGCCCTGCGGGTTGTGGGCGAGAAAGGCGTCGTCACGCTGTTCGCCCTTGACC contains these protein-coding regions:
- a CDS encoding aminotransferase-like domain-containing protein, whose protein sequence is MTASTRYDDVADLLARRIAQGTYTVGDRLPSIRELCREQGISVTTAQSAYARLEEMGLAAARPRSGHYVLPRPRPRDLPTVSRPAQRPLEVAQWDQVLAMVGSAPSADQPRRLGAGTPALDAATLKPLGRLLSGLHRDPDPRDLGYDSLAGHPPLRQQVARLATTSGCLLHPDDVVITTGCQEALAIALRMLAAPGDVVAVDSPSFYGAMQILEAHGLKVMEIPTDPRRGISLEALELALDQWPIRAIQITPTCNNPLGYTMPESRKRELIRLARRYDVAIIEDDIYGDLAFESPRPKAIKAFDDEGRVLLCSGVSKSLMPGLRVGWIAPGRYRDRALHEKYVSTGASATQPQRAVAAFIEKGHYQRHLREIARRYQRQRDIMTDWVSESFPDGTRISQPRGGFLLWVELPGPIDTPRLNERLAAERLHVAPGPMFSASGKYRHCLRLNYAERPTASLEAAIRRVGELAGEMLEYPDSEATLS
- the ruvX gene encoding Holliday junction resolvase RuvX is translated as MSSQRLILGFDFGTRRIGVAVGNELTRSARALDPLPARDGIPDWTRVARLVDEWRPDLFVVGLPLNMDGTESDMSTRARKFGKRLFGRYGIPCEMADERGSTREAKAIARDAGHRGNYRDDGVDGLAAVLILEGWLADQEGLP
- a CDS encoding PhzF family phenazine biosynthesis protein, with protein sequence MPSPLSRYYLLDVFTDTPLAGNPLAVFLDAGSMEASDMQAFANELNLAETVFVGARQAENDFPIRIFTPSRELPFAGHPTIGTAHLLAAQGLVDTTQPLILRAPVGPLEVRFEGELARFTTAVPVEVGASSLGRAAAATLLGLEASAIAGDPVQASCGLPFHLIPLDSEASLAKVVPDIGQWTQHVSPSGVDQVYLYVENGESLATRTFIREFAGLKEDPATGSAASALAGYLGTRDRLDDRQWRIRQGVDMGRPSEIIARARRDGEQVRVEVAGQACLVGEGAFYPRD
- the maiA gene encoding maleylacetoacetate isomerase, with the translated sequence MTTLYGYFRSSAAYRVRIALNLKNLAYDQAPINLVKGEQRDDAFLAHNPQGLVPMLMTDNGIRLTQSLAICEYLDERYPEPALLPGELEERARVRALAQVVACEIHPLDNLRVLKYLVNELGVEDDAKQTWYRHWIHQGFSALESMLSRESGSGDFCHGDAPTLADICLVPQVFNAERFECDLSAYPRIRRITENARALDAFRLAAPGEQPDAN
- a CDS encoding YqgE/AlgH family protein translates to MQSLKNHFLMAMPHLEDPNFAGTLSYLCDYDEKGTMGVIVNRPLELTLDALFEQLELEGSDSPHRNVPVYYGGPTHKDRGFILHEGGSEDWDSSLQVADDIALTTSMDILQALAVGRGPERFLVCLGCAGWESGQLESELKDNAWLTVEGRADILFEVEPEQRLGASAGILGVDLNLMTREAGHS
- the pyrB gene encoding aspartate carbamoyltransferase, with the translated sequence MSSHLLSVDSLSRDDVDHLIRVAARMEPVAQRRKVTRVLEGAVLGNLFFEASTRTRVSFHAAFCRLGGSVCDTTGFTFSSMAKGESLYDTSRVMSGYCDAIVMRHPEQGSVAEFAQATNVPVINGGDGPGEHPSQALLDIYTIDKEFALRGKQLAGAHILLTGDLKFGRTVHSLIKLLSLYAPMRITLVSPPGLEMPQHLVELVASRGHRVETRENLAGDFSDVDVVYTTRIQKERFTAEMSEGFSLSRDYTVDKAFMDQRVNDHAIVMHPLPRDSRPDANDLDVDLNGDPRLAIFRQTDNGIPMRMAIFATLLQVEDLVEKDMRDVPWFVPKTVGVDDVER
- a CDS encoding multidrug effflux MFS transporter; amino-acid sequence: MLRLTSTATIALLATLTALGPLATDMYLPAMPSMAEALSTGPDEIQLTLSLYMAGFALAQLFCGPISDRFGRRPVMIAGFGLFLFASLMCMLASNIETLLIGRFLQAFGGATGPVLARAAVRDIFGPIEASRVLSYMASTMALAPALAPVIGAGLLLFFGWQAIFTLLALYAVAMLLLLIFAMPEPLPAERRQSIQPSAILANFRMLLTQRTFIGYTLTNATSFAGLFAFLSGSSFVLIDFMGLTPFQYGIGFMLIVAGFFVGSLVSGRYSHRLGRDRLLQYATLMCALAGTAMASLAFAGVYAAWAVIGPHILFLVGFGILMPQSMAGALAPNPQCAGSASSLFGFLQMTVAALIGTLVGQFHDGTSQAMALTIGLAGVLSMASFWCLARPASRQAETRPSPAK
- a CDS encoding DUF1127 domain-containing protein, with product MMHVRLANWRLAWQRQWQRHYTRRRLRDLDARLLDDVGISAARAEHEARKPFWRR
- the gshB gene encoding glutathione synthase, whose product is MNDRPLKVGVVMDPIADLSYKKDSSLAMLWAAQDRGWSLHYMEQEDLFLRDGRAHARWRELEVYRDPEHWYALGESRVAPLAELDVVLMRKDPPVDGRFLDAVHLLGFAEREGVLVVNPTRALLECNEKLFAQQFPQCCAPTLVSSRDTEIRAFHAEHGDVILKPLDGMGGSGIFHVGPEGRNLGAVIETLTERGTRQAMAQRYLPEIKDGDTRILLVEGEPVPYGLARVPMAGETRGNLAAGGRGVSRELTDRDRWLVEQVQPMIREKGLMFVGLDVIGDYITEINVTSPTCVREIDDQRGTDIAGSLMDAISRRLAG
- a CDS encoding CvfB family protein; this encodes MSDSHHRSASRAGHSRREPMRRAREPRASVGDVAYLPVVTVNETGAFLDWGHAHDLLLPFGEQRFRPTVGRRVLVMIAEDDRGRPFASQRLDRYLDDHAEGLSAGDAVALVIAEQTDLGYKAAVDGRFWGLLYHDDVTRPLRRGQRLKGHVKRVRDDGRLDLSLLPTGSARLDAVGETVLKALRESGGYLPLGDKSSAAEIKARLGVSKGAFKQAIGRLYKQGRISLEPTGIRLVPGGNQDSHGTS